A genomic region of Metopolophium dirhodum isolate CAU chromosome 1, ASM1992520v1, whole genome shotgun sequence contains the following coding sequences:
- the LOC132936510 gene encoding uncharacterized protein LOC132936510: MNTIVHFFTTSSDISAYVNIRLDKTISHCYLKYNIFFYNSLPIYSLKVKSCFASSTSVLQFSSDVIMFPCSICGKTFTRISSLHRHAKSHDVSKKISCNICSEIFTRKDNLIRHTKDKHPSNIVVQQQPTITKQEIQDFFTPAEHIYDYNVQSRNGHKRPYHTENSNEAANAKKTRMSIVKTRGFIKTGTSLSNKINWYYVKNTDNLTNYRTFLESTKKDLIELLKSLSAKQPIKYNLKLEATYERPNVENSAENRAFKTSAKEMFIDTDIEAKINQDFVNLLLEEEMYTSKGSGFTLQSIDGLLLGVYSYFPMGGSSYITLPEDIKNKKAIINPQNSDQQCFKWAIIARHVSGNAKNQVAENYTSLEDKYNFSGLTFPTPVREIKTFEKNNPKISVNVYGLKKEKNKKHIVYPLKVADEEKKYHFDLLLITDGNKSHYTYISNLSRLVRSQKTLHAENVVFCKRCFTSFDNIHTKYKLKGQAGLEQHKLICGAHKPILPKMPEPGTLLEFDGWSNTERHPFAIYADFEALLVKCEEKKGKKTAAFQKHEPMSYGVFVKASENVPIELLEKYDIPTSPIIYRGSESHQDVAKRFVNEVTEIARRVQDLLKTNKPIIMTEKEQIAHVSKSTCNLCECNFSIKNQKVADHCHLSGTFRQTLCNTCNLKLQKPNFIPCFLHNLSNYDAHFIVTELGNDTKSISVIPNSEEKYISFSKHVTNNFSIRFIDSCRFMASKLSTLAENLLTPGFKKFRETAKAFAPGDMNLVTRKGVYPYEFTDSWDKLEETILPRKEDFYSTLTEEHIDDEEYEHAVTVWNHFKCKTLGEYSDLYLKIDVLLLADVFENFRDMCISTYNLDPVYYFTAPGFSFDCMLKYTKVKLELLSDFDTHLFFENSIRGGLTQASMRYAKANNEKTQDYDPTKSKSWIVYQDCNNLYGWAMSQHMPYGDFKWVEPKLDGLDALTPTSDIGRVYEVDISYPNELHDLHNDLPFLPENKIPPGSKVKKLMATLHSKKNYVIHYRNLQQAIANGLIVEKVHRVLEFKQSDWLAKYIKLNTEMRKNAKNEFEKDFFKLLNNAVFGKTMESLRKRFKMELVSCPQRLQKLINKQTFKHCTTYSENLAAVSLENKIIMFNKPIYIGFAVLDISKTMMYDYHFNVMKAHYGDNINLMYTDTDSLIYHIKTDDFYKDLKCNSNLLDRMDTSDLPIDHPCYISERKKIPGLFSDEGKGQLITQFIALRAKSYAYILNDKEKIKAKGVRGHVVKNHMTFNDHFDCLFADDEKENSKLYTRENVSIRSFNHKIRTIKSKKLCFNRQDDKRIAKTDRIHTYAHGHFKLDC; the protein is encoded by the exons atgaaCACCATAGTTCATTTTTTCACCACTAGTTCCGATATTAGCGCATACGTTAATATTCGCTTAGATAAAACTATTTCACACTGTtatttaaagtacaatatatttttctataattcatTACCCATCTATTCGTTGAAGGTAAAGTCTTGTTTCGCGAGTTCGACTAGTGTTCTTCAGTTTTCATCAGACGTAATCATGTTCCCCTGTAGTATATGTGGTAAAACCTTTACTCGAATCAGTAGTTTACACAGACATGCCAAGTCACATGATGTTTCCAAAAAGATTTCATGCAATATATGCTCAGAAATATTCACGCGAAAAGATAACCTCATCAGACATACCAAGGATAAACacc CTTCAAATATTGTAGTTCAACAACAACCAACCATAACCAAGCAAGAAATTCAAGATTTTTTTACACCAGCTGAACACATTTACGATtataatg ttcaatCTCGCAATGGTCATAAGCGCCCATATCATACGGAAAATTCGAATGAAGCAGCAAATGCTAAAAAGACACGCATGAGCATCGTCAAGACACGAGGATTCATCAAGACAGGCACATCGTTATCGAATAAAATCAATTGGTATTACGTGAAAAATACAGATAACTTGACCAACTACAGAACATTTTTAGAATCAACAAAAAAAGACTTAATAGAACTACTCAAGTCACTATCAGCAAAAcaaccaattaaatataatcttaaattagAAGCAACATATGAACGCCCGAACGTAGAAAATTCAGCAGAGAATAGAGCATTTAAGACCTCAGCTAAGGAAATGTTTATAGATACAGATATTGAAGCTAAAATTAATCAAGATTTTGTCAACCTTTTGCTTGAAGAAGAAATGTATACTTCTAAAGGAAGTGGATTTACACTACAATCAATAGATGGTTTACTGTTAGGAGTATATAGTTATTTCCCTATGGGTGGTTCGTCTTATATTACACTTCCAGaggacataaaaaataaaaaagcaattATCAATCCCCAAAACTCAGACCAACAGTGCTTCAAGTGGGCAATCATAGCGAGACACGTTTCGGGTAATGCCAAAAATCAAGTGGCTGAAAATTATACATCGCTCGaggacaaatataatttttctggtTTAACATTCCCAACACCTGTGagggaaataaaaacatttgaaaaaaataatccgaAAATATCAGTCAACGTTTatggattaaaaaaagaaaagaataaGAAACATATTGTTTATCCACTTAAGGTTGcggatgaagaaaaaaaatatcattttgatCTCTTACTAATTACTGATGGTAATAAAAGCCACTACACCTACATTTCTAACCTTTCGAGGCTTGTGAGATCACAAAAAACATTACACGCcgaaaatgttgtattttgcaAACGATGTTTTACCAGTTTtgacaatatacatacaaaatataagttaaaaggTCAGGCGGGACTTGAACAACACAAGTTGATATGTGGAGCACATAAGCCAATTCTGCCTAAGATGCCTGAGCCCGGTACATTGTTAGAGTTCGATGGGTGGAGTAACACTGAAAGACATCCGTTCGCGATATATGCCGATTTCGAGGCACTCCTTGTTAAATGCGaagaaaaaaaaggcaaaaaaacaGCAGCTTTTCAAAAGCACGAGCCAATGAGCTATGGAGTTTTCGTAAAGGCTTCAGAAAACGTCCCCATTGAGTTGCTTGAGAAATATGACATACCAACATCACCTATTATTTATCGTGGAAGCGAGTCACATCAGGATGTAGCCAAGCGTTTCGTTAATGAAGTAACAGAGATCGCGAGAAGAGTTCAAGatttacttaaaacaaataaacccATCATAATGACAGAAAAAGAGCAAATAGCACATGTCTCGAAAAGTACATGCAATCTATGTGAATGTAATTTTTCTATCAAAAACCAAAAGGTGGCAGATCACTGCCATCTATCAGGGACATTTAGGCAAACTTTATGCAATACTTGCAACCTGAAACTCCAAAAACCTAACTTTATACCGTGCTTTCTACACAATTTGTCTAATTACGATGCACATTTCATCGTAACCGAACTCGGAAATGACACTAAATCAATCTCAGTAATTCCAAACagtgaagaaaaatacatttcattttcaaaacacGTTACCAACAACTTTTCAATTCGATTCATAGACTCTTGTCGATTCATGGCATCAAAGTTATCAACACTCGCAGAAAATTTATTAACACCAGGGTTCAAGAAGTTCAGAGAAACCGCAAAAGCATTCGCACCCGGAGATATGAATCTCGTCACACGTAAGGGTGTATACCCTTACGAGTTTACCGATAGTTGGGACAAGTTAGAAGAAACGATTTTGCCTCGGAAAGAAGATTTTTATAGCACATTAACGGAAGAACATATAGACGATGAGGAATACGAACACGCAGTCACAGTATGGAACCATTTCAAATGCAAAACCCTAGGAGAATATAGCGATTTGTATCTAAAAATTGACGTGCTGCTGTTGGCTGacgtgtttgaaaatttcagaGACATGTGCATTTCTACATACAATTTAGACCCTGTTTACTACTTTACAGCTCCAGGTTTTAGTTTTGACTGTATGTTGAAATATACCAAAGTCAAACTAGAATTACTCTCTGATTTTGACACCCActtatttttcgaaaattcaATCCGCGGCGGCCTCACACAAGCAAGTATGAGGTACGCTAAagctaataatgaaaaaacccAAGATTATGACCCAACAAAGTCAAAATCGTGGATAGTTTACCAAGATTGTAACAATTTGTACGGGTGGGCAATGTCACAGCACATGCCATACGGTGACTTTAAATGGGTGGAGCCTAAGTTAGATGGATTAGATGCTTTGACGCCGACGTCAGATATAGGCAGAGTGTATGAGGTAGACATATCATACCCTAATGAACTCCATGACTTACACAACGATCTTCCATTTTTACCTGAGAACAAAATTCCTCCTGGTTCAAAAGTGAAAAAACTTATGGCGACActtcattcaaaaaaaaattacgtaatCCATTATCGAAACCTGCAGCAAGCCATAGCAAATGGTTTAATTGTAGAAAAAGTACACAGAGTTTTAGAGTTCAAACAATCGGATTGGCTtgcaaaatacattaaattaaataccgaaATGAGGAAGAACGCAAAGAATGAATTTGAAAAGGATTTCTTCAAACTCTTAAACAATGCAGTTTTTGGGAAAACTATGGAATCTTTACGGAAACGTTTTAAGATGGAACTAGTTTCATGTCCACAAAGATTACAAAAACTAATCAACAagcaaacatttaaacattgtaCGACATACAGTGAAAATCTTGCTGCTGTCTCAttggaaaacaaaattatcatgtttaacaagccaatatatatag gttTCGCAGTATTAGATATCAGTAAAACCATGATGTACGATTACCATTTTAATGTAATGAAGGCGCATTATGGTGATAATATCAACCTCATGTATACAGAtacag aTTCACTGATATATCACATTAAGACTGACGATTTTTACAAAGATTTGAAGTGCAATTCAAACTTACTTGACCGGATGGATACTTCAGATTTACCGATAGACCATCCATGCTACATTTCCGAACGAAAGAAAATTCCAGGATTGTTCTCCGATGAGGGAAAGGGACAGCTAATTACCCAGTTTATCGCGCTTCGAGCAAAGTCATACGCTTACATTTTGAACGACAAGGAGAAAATTAAGGCAAAAGGCGTACGAGGGCACGTAGTTAAAAATCACATGACTTTCAATGATCATTTCGATTGCCTTTTCGCCGATGACGAAAAAGAGAACTCTAAACTGTATACTAGGGAAAATGTATCCATCAGATCATTCAACCATAAGATACGAACAATCAAATCCAAAAAATTATGCTTC